From a region of the Paraburkholderia caribensis genome:
- a CDS encoding efflux RND transporter permease subunit, with translation MNLSAPFIRRPVGTMLLAIGLALFGIVAFRLLPVAALPSVDFPVVMVSATLSGANPDTVAKTVTAPLERAFGSIAGLTQMTSQSSSGSSQIVLQFDLNRDIDGAARDVQAAINAARSNLPTTLTQTPTYRKMNPAAAPVLIVGLTSDTVGVGQMYDYASSVLQQKLLQVEGVGDVTVGGGALPAVRVELNPDQLSRYGIALDSVRTALANATVDLPKGAVSMNGQHYVLGANDQLMEPADYKPLVIRTHDGTVVHVTDVAQVVKSTEDLRNYGLANGKPAVLLIVSKQPNANVIETVDAIRATLPQLAASLPSTVKLNVVLDGTQTIRSSVFDVEVSLLAAVLLVTAVSYAFFRDWRSTLIPAITVPLALAGTFTAMYFLGYSLNNLSLMALTISTGFVVDDAIVVVENIMRHLDQGKSPLAAALDGTREVGFTVLTISVSLVVVFLPLIMMSGLVGRLFREFSVSLAIAILISMVISLTLAPTLGRLLLRPVPHQPREGALGPRVERAYGRSLRWALRHPKTMLAVTVLLLFANVGVVAVMPKGFFPIEDTGRLMGNVQASQSISFQAMKQKFDEINRRILQNPDVQSVSGYVGGRNAVSNSMMFVTLKPLSERKHSADQVIADLSRRTADIPGVRLLMQSAQDLMFGARQSSAQFQYTVTAENQDELDTWMPRIEAKLRSLPQLRDVNADVQSASLSMMLQVNRDAAARLGVPFEAVDDALNDAFSQRQIATIYGPANQYHVVMEVAPQYWQDPKTLDTLYVPATNATSTAATASASSSTSATLVPLSALATRTLSHAPVTIAHDNQFPAVTLSYNLREGVTMSDANAAIQSAVASLNLPNTILPAFAGQGAMMQQSGGSELLLIIGALIAVYIALGILYENLVHPLTILSTLPSAGLGALIALYVCGYELTIIALIGIVLLIGIVKKNAIMMVDFAVTYEREQGASAEESIYQACLTRFRPIMMTTLAALFGAVPLIVSSGYGHEFRHPLGVAIFGGLMVSQLLTLFTTPVIYLWLDRFNGRRASRNGNPS, from the coding sequence ATGAATCTGTCCGCTCCGTTCATTCGCCGTCCCGTCGGCACGATGCTGCTTGCGATCGGTCTCGCGCTGTTCGGCATCGTCGCGTTCCGGCTGCTGCCCGTCGCGGCGTTGCCGTCGGTGGACTTTCCTGTCGTGATGGTCAGCGCGACGTTGTCGGGCGCGAATCCCGACACGGTTGCCAAGACCGTGACGGCGCCGCTCGAACGCGCGTTCGGCTCGATTGCGGGCCTCACGCAGATGACCTCGCAAAGCTCGTCGGGCTCGTCGCAGATCGTGTTGCAGTTCGATCTGAACCGCGACATCGACGGCGCCGCGCGCGACGTGCAGGCGGCCATCAACGCCGCGCGCAGCAATCTGCCCACGACGCTCACGCAAACGCCGACCTATCGCAAGATGAATCCCGCCGCCGCGCCCGTGTTGATCGTCGGGCTGACGTCGGATACGGTGGGCGTCGGGCAGATGTACGACTACGCTTCTTCGGTGCTGCAACAGAAGCTGCTGCAGGTGGAGGGCGTCGGCGATGTGACCGTGGGCGGCGGCGCGCTGCCCGCGGTGCGCGTCGAACTGAACCCCGATCAGTTGAGCCGATACGGCATCGCGCTCGACTCCGTGCGCACCGCATTGGCGAACGCCACCGTCGATCTGCCGAAGGGCGCCGTCAGCATGAACGGCCAGCACTATGTGCTGGGCGCGAACGATCAGCTCATGGAACCCGCCGACTACAAGCCGCTCGTGATCCGCACGCACGACGGCACGGTGGTGCATGTCACGGATGTCGCGCAAGTGGTGAAGTCGACGGAAGACCTGCGCAACTACGGCCTCGCGAACGGCAAGCCGGCGGTGCTGCTGATCGTCTCGAAGCAGCCGAACGCGAACGTGATCGAGACCGTCGACGCGATTCGCGCCACGCTGCCGCAACTCGCCGCGAGCCTGCCGTCGACGGTCAAGCTGAACGTCGTGCTGGACGGCACGCAGACGATCCGTTCATCGGTGTTCGATGTCGAAGTCTCGCTGCTGGCGGCCGTGCTGCTGGTGACGGCCGTCTCATACGCGTTTTTCCGCGACTGGCGCAGCACGCTGATTCCCGCCATCACGGTGCCGCTCGCGCTCGCGGGCACGTTCACCGCGATGTATTTCCTCGGCTACAGCCTGAACAACCTGTCGCTGATGGCGCTGACGATCTCGACGGGCTTCGTGGTCGACGACGCGATCGTGGTCGTCGAAAACATCATGCGGCATCTGGATCAGGGCAAGTCGCCGCTTGCCGCCGCGCTCGACGGCACCCGCGAAGTCGGCTTCACGGTGCTGACGATCAGTGTATCTCTGGTGGTCGTGTTTCTGCCGCTCATTATGATGAGCGGTCTGGTTGGGCGGCTGTTCCGCGAGTTTTCGGTGTCGCTTGCCATTGCGATCCTGATTTCAATGGTCATTTCACTGACGCTCGCGCCGACGCTCGGGCGTCTATTGTTGCGCCCTGTGCCGCACCAGCCGCGTGAAGGCGCGCTGGGGCCGCGTGTGGAACGCGCATATGGGCGCAGTCTGCGCTGGGCGCTGCGTCATCCGAAGACGATGCTTGCCGTCACCGTGTTGTTGCTGTTTGCCAATGTCGGCGTGGTTGCCGTCATGCCGAAGGGCTTTTTCCCGATTGAGGACACGGGGCGGCTGATGGGCAATGTTCAGGCGTCGCAGAGCATCTCGTTCCAGGCGATGAAGCAGAAGTTCGACGAGATCAACAGGCGCATCCTGCAGAACCCGGATGTGCAATCGGTGTCGGGCTACGTCGGCGGCCGCAATGCGGTGAGCAACAGCATGATGTTTGTTACGCTCAAGCCGCTGTCGGAGCGCAAGCACAGCGCCGATCAGGTGATCGCCGACCTGAGCCGCCGCACGGCCGACATTCCCGGCGTGCGCTTGTTGATGCAATCCGCGCAGGATCTGATGTTCGGCGCGCGGCAAAGCTCGGCTCAGTTCCAGTACACGGTCACGGCGGAGAATCAGGACGAACTGGATACCTGGATGCCGCGCATCGAAGCAAAGCTGCGCTCGTTGCCGCAACTGCGCGACGTGAACGCCGATGTGCAGAGCGCGAGTCTTTCGATGATGCTGCAGGTGAATCGCGACGCGGCGGCGCGTCTCGGCGTGCCGTTCGAAGCAGTCGACGATGCGTTGAACGATGCGTTCAGCCAGCGTCAGATCGCGACGATCTACGGCCCGGCCAACCAGTATCACGTGGTGATGGAAGTCGCGCCGCAGTACTGGCAAGACCCGAAGACGCTGGACACGCTGTACGTGCCTGCCACGAACGCGACCAGCACCGCCGCGACGGCCAGCGCGTCTTCGTCAACCAGCGCAACGCTCGTGCCCTTGTCCGCGCTCGCCACGCGCACGCTGTCGCACGCGCCCGTCACCATTGCGCACGACAACCAGTTTCCCGCTGTCACGCTGTCGTACAACCTGCGCGAAGGCGTGACGATGAGCGATGCCAATGCCGCCATCCAGTCGGCCGTCGCGTCGCTGAATCTGCCGAACACGATCTTGCCCGCCTTCGCGGGGCAGGGCGCGATGATGCAGCAGTCGGGCGGCAGCGAACTGCTGCTGATCATCGGCGCGCTGATTGCCGTGTATATCGCGCTCGGCATTCTGTACGAGAACCTCGTTCATCCGCTGACGATTCTCTCGACGCTGCCTTCAGCGGGCCTGGGCGCCCTCATCGCTCTCTACGTATGCGGCTACGAGCTGACAATCATCGCCTTGATCGGCATCGTGCTGCTGATCGGCATTGTGAAGAAGAACGCGATCATGATGGTCGATTTCGCCGTCACGTACGAACGGGAACAAGGCGCGAGCGCGGAAGAGTCGATCTATCAGGCGTGCCTCACGCGCTTCCGGCCGATCATGATGACGACGCTCGCCGCGCTGTTCGGCGCGGTGCCGCTGATCGTCAGTTCGGGCTATGGGCATGAGTTTCGTCATCCGCTCGGCGTCGCGATTTTCGGCGGCCTGATGGTCAGCCAGTTGCTGACGCTCTTCACGACGCCCGTGATCTACCTCTGGCTCGACCGCTTCAACGGCCGGCGCGCCTCACGTAACGGAAACCCATCATGA
- a CDS encoding efflux RND transporter permease subunit, whose translation MDISRPFIRRPVATGLMTLALLLIGLIAYRLMPVSALPEIDYPTIQVYTQYPGASPDVISTSVTAPLEKQFGQMAGLKRMNSTSSLGVSLVTLQFQTSTNLDEAEQEVQAAINSANSTLPTNLPYPPVYSKVNPADTAVLTLAVTSDALPLTRVEDLTDTRIAQKLSQVSGVGLVTLSGGARPAVRVQTDTRALNAMGLSLEDVRTAVGDANVNSAKGTIDGPLQAFTIDANDQLTSAADYQDLVLSYRNGAPVRLADVAKISETAENPRQAAWSGATPAIIINVQRQPGANVIEVVDAIEALLPQLRASLPATVKISVLSDRTQTIRASVHDVKMELAAAIALVVMVVFVFLRRLEFTLIPAVTVPFALVGTVAGIYALGFSVNNLTLMALTVATGFVVDDAIVMLENVMRHIENGETPLDAALKGARQIGFTILSISVALVAVLIPLFFMPDVIGRLFREFALTLAIAIVISAWVSLTLTPMMAARMLRADQAASDSDAAAKDWLARLNRGYLRALDWAFVHRLTVLVMVAVSTLLTVVLFVVLPKGLFPMQDTGLIEGISLGSPRASFERMAASTRTLAGRVASDSAVANVSSFVGIDQNNPTINQGRMLISLKDGDSSRAVIQRLTQDAAQRADLKLYLHPVQDLTLDDQINANSYRVGVQATDRAELDDWTQRLLAALRADPMFTDVQSQAQQQGNVLKFDFDRATASRLGLTAQDIDNALYDAFGDRQISTIYTHVNQYHVTLGADVRLVGESPLALLDGLYVGTTSASSTASSTSSSTSTSSSLSPLSSIATAAVGAAPLTIQRQAQFPYADVSFNLADGVTLGTAIDRIEAIEAKLKPPASVQMNFEGAAQLYSTSLGNEALLLVGALIAVYILLGILYESLIHPLTILSTLPSAACGALAALLFCGGELDIIGLIGIVLLVGIVMKNAIMMVDFALEQERTLGLTAHDAMRRACELRFRPILMTTCASLFGALPLALGTGMGHELRQPLGIAIIGGLAVSQLLTLFSTPVIFLALHRLATRAAITPSSDANAS comes from the coding sequence ATGGATATTTCCCGCCCGTTCATCCGCCGTCCTGTCGCGACGGGCCTGATGACGCTTGCCCTGCTGCTGATCGGCCTGATCGCCTACCGGCTGATGCCGGTTTCGGCGTTGCCCGAAATCGACTATCCGACCATTCAGGTCTACACCCAGTATCCCGGTGCATCGCCCGATGTGATCAGCACGTCCGTCACCGCGCCGCTCGAAAAGCAGTTCGGGCAGATGGCGGGGCTCAAGCGCATGAACTCGACGAGTTCGCTCGGCGTGTCGCTCGTCACGTTGCAGTTTCAGACCTCGACGAATCTCGACGAAGCCGAGCAGGAAGTGCAGGCCGCGATCAACAGTGCGAACAGCACGCTGCCGACCAACCTGCCGTATCCGCCCGTCTACAGCAAGGTCAATCCCGCCGATACAGCCGTGCTGACGCTCGCCGTCACGTCCGATGCGTTGCCGCTCACGCGTGTCGAAGACCTGACGGATACGCGCATTGCGCAAAAGCTCTCGCAGGTGTCGGGCGTCGGGCTCGTCACGCTGTCGGGCGGCGCGCGGCCTGCCGTGCGCGTGCAGACGGATACGCGGGCTTTGAACGCGATGGGTTTGTCGCTCGAAGACGTGCGCACGGCAGTCGGCGACGCCAACGTGAACAGCGCGAAAGGGACGATCGACGGTCCGCTGCAGGCCTTCACGATCGACGCGAACGACCAGCTCACGTCCGCTGCCGATTACCAGGACCTCGTGCTCTCGTATCGCAACGGCGCGCCCGTGCGTCTCGCGGATGTCGCGAAGATTTCGGAGACGGCCGAAAATCCGCGCCAGGCTGCATGGAGCGGCGCGACGCCCGCAATCATCATCAACGTGCAGCGGCAGCCGGGCGCGAACGTCATCGAAGTCGTGGACGCGATTGAAGCGCTGTTGCCGCAACTGCGCGCGTCGCTGCCCGCGACCGTGAAGATCAGCGTGCTCAGCGACCGCACGCAGACCATCCGCGCTTCCGTGCATGACGTGAAGATGGAACTGGCTGCGGCGATCGCGCTCGTCGTGATGGTCGTGTTCGTGTTCCTGCGGCGGCTCGAATTCACGCTGATTCCCGCCGTGACCGTGCCGTTCGCGCTGGTCGGCACGGTGGCGGGCATTTACGCGCTCGGCTTCTCCGTCAACAACCTCACGCTGATGGCGCTGACCGTGGCGACGGGCTTCGTGGTCGACGACGCAATCGTGATGCTCGAAAACGTGATGCGCCACATCGAGAACGGCGAGACGCCTTTGGACGCTGCGCTGAAAGGCGCACGGCAGATCGGCTTCACGATTCTGTCGATCTCGGTGGCGCTCGTCGCCGTGCTGATTCCGTTGTTCTTCATGCCCGATGTGATTGGCCGGTTGTTCCGCGAGTTTGCGCTGACCTTGGCGATTGCGATCGTGATCTCCGCCTGGGTCTCGCTGACGCTCACACCGATGATGGCCGCCCGCATGTTGCGCGCCGATCAAGCGGCGAGCGACAGCGACGCGGCCGCAAAGGACTGGCTCGCGCGTTTGAATCGCGGCTATCTGCGCGCGCTCGACTGGGCGTTCGTGCATCGCCTGACGGTGCTTGTGATGGTTGCCGTCAGCACGCTGCTGACCGTCGTGTTGTTCGTGGTGCTGCCGAAGGGCTTGTTCCCGATGCAGGACACGGGCTTGATCGAAGGGATTTCGCTGGGTTCGCCGCGCGCGTCGTTCGAGCGGATGGCGGCATCGACGCGCACGCTGGCCGGCCGCGTCGCAAGCGATAGCGCGGTGGCCAATGTGTCGTCCTTCGTCGGCATCGACCAGAACAACCCGACCATCAACCAGGGCCGCATGCTCATCAGCCTGAAGGACGGCGATTCGAGCCGCGCCGTGATTCAACGGCTCACGCAGGACGCGGCGCAGCGCGCGGACCTCAAGCTCTATCTGCATCCCGTGCAGGACCTGACGCTCGACGATCAGATCAACGCGAACAGCTATCGCGTCGGCGTGCAGGCGACCGACCGCGCCGAACTCGACGATTGGACGCAACGTTTGCTCGCCGCCTTGCGCGCCGATCCGATGTTCACCGACGTGCAAAGCCAGGCGCAACAGCAGGGCAACGTGCTGAAGTTCGACTTCGACCGCGCGACAGCGTCGCGGCTCGGCCTCACCGCACAGGACATCGACAACGCGCTGTACGACGCATTCGGCGACAGGCAGATTTCGACTATCTATACGCACGTGAACCAGTATCACGTGACGCTGGGCGCGGACGTGCGGCTGGTCGGCGAGTCGCCGCTGGCGTTGCTCGACGGTTTGTATGTGGGCACGACTAGCGCTTCATCGACTGCTTCTTCCACCTCGTCCTCGACCAGCACATCGTCATCGCTCTCGCCGCTGTCGAGCATCGCAACGGCTGCCGTCGGCGCTGCGCCTCTGACGATTCAACGGCAAGCACAGTTCCCGTACGCGGACGTCTCGTTCAATCTCGCGGATGGCGTGACGCTCGGCACGGCCATCGACCGTATCGAAGCGATCGAGGCGAAGCTGAAACCGCCCGCCAGCGTGCAGATGAACTTCGAAGGCGCGGCGCAGCTTTACAGCACGTCGCTCGGCAATGAAGCCTTGTTGCTGGTGGGCGCGCTGATCGCCGTGTATATCCTGCTCGGCATTCTGTACGAAAGCCTGATCCATCCGCTGACGATACTCTCGACGCTGCCTTCCGCCGCGTGCGGCGCGCTCGCGGCGCTGTTGTTCTGCGGCGGCGAGCTGGACATCATCGGTTTGATCGGCATCGTGCTGCTGGTCGGCATCGTGATGAAGAACGCGATCATGATGGTCGACTTCGCGCTCGAACAGGAACGCACGCTCGGCCTCACCGCGCATGATGCGATGCGCCGCGCGTGCGAACTGCGCTTCCGGCCGATCCTGATGACGACCTGCGCGTCGCTGTTCGGCGCGCTGCCGCTCGCGCTCGGCACGGGCATGGGCCACGAATTGCGGCAGCCGCTCGGCATCGCGATCATCGGCGGGCTGGCGGTGAGCCAGTTGCTTACGCTGTTCTCGACGCCCGTGATCTTCCTCGCGCTGCATCGTCTCGCGACGCGCGCCGCGATCACGCCGTCCAGCGATGCGAACGCGAGCTGA
- a CDS encoding efflux RND transporter periplasmic adaptor subunit — protein MPTHLRVKFNRPIRRVLIAAGVVAVGVVVWQAFAAFHKPPHPVAQATPVTIGTVTRADVPLQFDALGTVTPRATVTVKTQVNGTLEAILVKEGQRVKAGQPIARIDSRALRAQLLEAQGTLEHDEALLANARADLTRYESLIDGGSISHQTLDTQRATLRQYQGTVKADQGSVANLRVQVGYCEIVAPMDGTIGLLSTDAGNYVTTSDTTGIATITSDSPTTVVYALPEDKMGDVVDAFHDKGALPVEIFARDKRTVLDHATLAAIDNQADTTTGTVKLKASAPNRDGRLFPNRFVNVRMTVGTLRDALTVPTVAIQHGASGDFVLTLAAADAKRGEGKVALRRVTAGVAYNDTTVIEQGGLKAGDTIVLDGADKLDDGSAVKIVRP, from the coding sequence GTGCCGACCCATCTTCGCGTGAAATTCAATCGTCCAATCCGTCGTGTGTTGATCGCCGCAGGCGTTGTCGCTGTGGGCGTTGTCGTCTGGCAGGCGTTCGCTGCGTTCCACAAGCCGCCGCATCCCGTTGCGCAGGCCACGCCTGTCACCATCGGCACGGTGACGCGTGCCGACGTGCCGCTGCAATTCGACGCGCTCGGCACCGTCACGCCGCGCGCGACCGTCACCGTGAAAACGCAGGTCAACGGCACGCTCGAAGCGATACTCGTGAAAGAAGGCCAGCGTGTGAAAGCGGGCCAGCCGATCGCGCGGATCGATTCGCGCGCGCTGCGCGCGCAGTTGCTCGAAGCGCAAGGCACGCTCGAACACGATGAAGCGCTGCTCGCGAATGCGCGCGCCGATTTGACGCGTTACGAAAGCCTGATCGACGGCGGCTCGATTTCGCATCAGACGCTCGACACGCAGCGCGCGACGCTGCGCCAGTACCAGGGCACCGTCAAGGCGGATCAGGGCAGCGTGGCGAATCTGCGCGTGCAGGTCGGCTACTGCGAGATCGTTGCGCCGATGGACGGCACGATCGGCCTGCTTTCCACCGACGCCGGCAACTACGTGACGACCAGCGACACGACAGGCATCGCCACGATCACCAGCGACTCGCCGACCACCGTTGTCTATGCGCTGCCCGAAGACAAGATGGGCGACGTGGTCGACGCATTCCACGACAAGGGCGCATTGCCTGTCGAGATATTCGCGCGCGACAAGCGCACCGTGCTCGATCACGCGACGCTCGCCGCCATCGACAACCAGGCCGACACGACGACGGGCACGGTCAAGCTGAAAGCCAGCGCGCCCAACCGCGACGGCCGGCTGTTCCCGAACCGCTTCGTCAACGTGCGGATGACGGTCGGCACCTTGCGCGACGCGTTGACCGTGCCGACGGTCGCGATCCAGCACGGCGCATCGGGCGATTTCGTGCTGACGCTCGCCGCCGCCGATGCGAAGCGGGGCGAAGGCAAGGTCGCGCTGCGCCGCGTGACGGCGGGCGTCGCCTACAACGACACGACCGTGATCGAGCAAGGCGGCCTGAAAGCGGGCGACACGATCGTGCTGGACGGTGCGGACAAGCTCGACGACGGCAGCGCCGTGAAGATCGTTCGCCCCTGA
- a CDS encoding efflux transporter outer membrane subunit, with protein MNRTLLTTLAAALFATGCTLAPTYERPAAPVAATFPQGGVYDNQPGKGTATRTATRTANDHAATDIGWREFFVDPRLQRLIELALQNNRDLRVSALKVEEARAQYRIQRADLMPSLSVDGTGTRSRTPKDLSYVGKATVSADYQVAASASWELDFFGKVRSLTEQSLQTYFSTAQARKAEEILLVSQVADQYLTLVAYDEMLASTKNTYDTARRSYELTKLQYDTGTGSELDLREAAGTMQQAQANYESQQRSRAQAENALVLLVGAPLPADLPQGLPLASQQLLADIPAGLPSDLLTRRPDIMEAEATLIGSNANIGAARAAFFPSISLTGDFGTASASLGSLFKPGQLAWSFGPTISVPIFKGGENRANLDLAKLEKNVAVAQYEKAIQTAFREVSDGLAARGTYDGQIKALQENVESQQRRYDLSDLRYRNGVDSYLNVLTAQSDLYSAQQSLITASLNRLTNLVDLYQYLGGGWIERTGDTPRSADAPYAQQASQTPPPTRVAAQP; from the coding sequence ATGAACAGAACACTACTGACGACGCTCGCCGCCGCGCTCTTCGCGACGGGCTGCACGCTCGCGCCGACCTATGAGCGTCCGGCCGCGCCCGTCGCGGCGACCTTTCCGCAAGGCGGCGTCTACGACAACCAGCCCGGTAAAGGTACGGCGACCCGCACGGCGACCCGCACGGCAAACGATCACGCCGCAACCGACATCGGCTGGCGCGAGTTCTTCGTCGATCCGCGCCTGCAACGGCTGATCGAACTCGCGCTGCAGAACAACCGCGACTTGCGCGTGTCGGCGCTGAAGGTCGAGGAAGCACGCGCGCAATACCGCATTCAACGCGCCGATCTGATGCCGTCGCTTTCGGTCGACGGCACGGGCACGCGCAGCCGCACGCCGAAGGACCTGTCGTACGTCGGCAAGGCGACGGTGAGCGCCGACTATCAGGTGGCGGCGAGCGCTTCGTGGGAACTCGACTTCTTCGGCAAGGTGCGCAGCCTCACCGAGCAGTCCTTGCAGACGTACTTCTCGACAGCGCAGGCGCGCAAGGCGGAAGAAATCCTGCTGGTGTCGCAGGTCGCCGATCAATATCTGACGCTCGTCGCCTACGACGAAATGCTGGCAAGCACGAAGAACACCTACGACACGGCGCGCCGTTCGTACGAACTGACGAAGCTCCAGTACGACACGGGCACGGGCTCCGAACTCGATCTGCGCGAAGCGGCGGGCACGATGCAGCAGGCGCAGGCGAACTACGAAAGCCAGCAGCGCTCGCGCGCGCAGGCCGAGAACGCGCTCGTGCTGCTGGTCGGCGCGCCGCTGCCTGCCGACCTGCCGCAAGGCTTGCCGCTCGCGAGCCAGCAACTGCTCGCGGATATACCGGCGGGCCTGCCGTCCGATCTGCTGACGCGCCGTCCCGACATCATGGAAGCCGAGGCAACGCTGATCGGCTCGAATGCGAATATCGGCGCGGCGCGCGCGGCGTTCTTCCCGAGCATCTCGCTGACGGGCGACTTCGGCACGGCGAGCGCGAGCCTCGGCTCGTTGTTCAAGCCCGGGCAGCTGGCGTGGAGCTTCGGGCCGACGATTTCGGTGCCGATCTTCAAGGGCGGCGAGAACCGCGCGAACCTCGATCTTGCGAAGCTCGAAAAGAACGTCGCCGTCGCGCAGTACGAAAAGGCGATCCAGACGGCATTCCGCGAAGTGTCCGACGGGCTGGCGGCGCGCGGCACCTACGACGGGCAGATCAAGGCGTTGCAGGAGAACGTCGAGTCGCAGCAGCGCCGCTATGACCTGTCGGATCTGCGGTATCGCAATGGCGTGGATAGTTATCTGAACGTGCTGACGGCACAGAGCGACCTGTATTCGGCGCAGCAGTCGCTGATTACGGCGTCGCTGAACCGGCTCACGAATCTCGTCGATCTGTATCAGTATCTTGGCGGCGGCTGGATCGAACGCACGGGCGACACACCGCGCTCCGCCGATGCGCCCTACGCGCAGCAAGCCTCACAGACCCCGCCGCCCACGCGCGTCGCCGCGCAGCCGTAA